The Terriglobia bacterium genomic sequence GTGGTATGAGCGGAGAGGTTGGCGTCGACATCGTCGGGCAGTGAAAGCTGCACCGACCCGTTGGTGGTGGACAGCCGGATGCCATCCCCCGCGTAACGCGTAAACGTGGCGGTAATCTTGCCGTTGGTGGTGGAGCCGCGCAGCGACCCGCCGATGTTTTCGGCCTTGATACTCCCGTTGGTGGTCCCCAACCGGATCTGCCCTTCGACGTCGCCGGCTTCGACATGGCCGTTGGTGCTTCTAAGATCCAACCCGATCTTCCGCGGGACGCGCAGGGTGTATTGAACTCCACCTCCAAACCCCATCCGATGCGGGTAGCGCGTCTCGATCCTCAAGTTATTTCCCGAGGTGTCGAAGACCACTTCCAGCCGGTTCAAGTTCTCTTCGGCATCGCGGTTGTCATACCCGTGCGCTGTTTTTATCGCAACAACCTCCACCTTGTCCTGGTCCCAGCCCTCCGCCGTGATTGAACCATTGGTGTTCTCGACCGTGATGCTGCCGCCCGATTTGATGTCAAACGTTTTTGAGATCTCCTGCCGCTTTTCAAACGCCCCCATTTCCGAGCAAGCGGACAAGGTCAGGCCTGCAACAAGCACCAGAGTCGCAAGGCAAAGATTCCGGCAGCGCATAAGCTTCCCCTTTCGGAACATTTTTCGGCTTTCATTCATTGGATCCGGGAGGATTCATTGACTCTCTTGATTGAACCTCCAACACGTAGACGGTCCGGCATGAATCATTCTAACCATAAGGACTTACGTGCGGGAGAGAAAAAAGTTCCCTTTTTCGAGTAACAAAGGATTGCCGCTGTCATCCGGGTTAGGTTGGGCGACGAGACGGGTCCCCCGACGCGGCAAATTTCTTCGCCCTCCCGAAGGTTGTAGCGCTATGATAGGGAAGGAGTCGGGCGATGATTCGTAAGCATTCGGGAGACACCTGGACATTTCATTCACGGGGAAGGCAATGAAAAGCGCCAACATCCAACTCGGCAGGATTTACGGCATTCAGATCGGAGTTGACTACTCGTGGTTCGTCGTTTTTGTCCTCATTACCATGTCCCTGTCGACCCAATATGCAACCCTGCATCCGAAGTGGTCCCCGACGACCCATGTTCTGGTCGGCATTGTCACCAGTCTCCTCTTTTTTGTCACCGTGCTGTTGCACGAGATGGGGCACAGTGTGGTGGCGATTCAGAAAGGGATTCCGGTCCGTTCCATCACACTGTTCATCTTCGGCGGGGTGGCGCAGATTGCCCGGGAGCCCAAGCGGGCGTTGGACGAATTCTGGATCGCGATTGCCGGCCCGGCGGTC encodes the following:
- a CDS encoding DUF4097 domain-containing protein, which translates into the protein MRCRNLCLATLVLVAGLTLSACSEMGAFEKRQEISKTFDIKSGGSITVENTNGSITAEGWDQDKVEVVAIKTAHGYDNRDAEENLNRLEVVFDTSGNNLRIETRYPHRMGFGGGVQYTLRVPRKIGLDLRSTNGHVEAGDVEGQIRLGTTNGSIKAENIGGSLRGSTTNGKITATFTRYAGDGIRLSTTNGSVQLSLPDDVDANLSAHTTNGSVRTDFPITTQGVLGKHSLEGKLGKGGPVIELRTTNGSISITRSSHQTV